The proteins below come from a single Roseiflexus sp. RS-1 genomic window:
- a CDS encoding Na+/H+ antiporter subunit E yields the protein MFLLNILLAIAWSALTGQFSPGDLAFGFVLGYAILWSLRRQLWGERYFTKVPQVIYFVAYVAWQIILANLNVARTVLFTPKEQIRPGIVAIPLDIRTDAEITMLANLITLTPGTLSLDVADDRSCLYVHTIDVGDPEQFRREIKDGFERLVYEVFN from the coding sequence ATGTTCTTGCTGAACATTTTGCTGGCAATCGCCTGGAGCGCGCTGACGGGACAGTTCAGTCCAGGCGATCTGGCATTTGGCTTTGTGCTTGGTTACGCCATTCTCTGGTCACTCCGGCGACAATTGTGGGGCGAACGTTACTTTACCAAAGTACCGCAGGTGATCTATTTTGTTGCGTATGTGGCGTGGCAGATCATTCTGGCGAATCTCAATGTGGCCAGAACAGTGCTGTTCACCCCAAAAGAGCAGATCCGCCCCGGCATTGTCGCCATCCCGCTCGACATTCGCACCGATGCGGAGATCACGATGCTCGCCAATCTGATCACCCTGACGCCGGGCACGTTGAGCCTTGATGTCGCCGATGACCGGAGTTGCCTGTACGTTCACACCATCGACGTCGGCGACCCGGAGCAGTTCCGGCGTGAGATAAAAGATGGCTTCGAGCGATTGGTGTATGAGGTGTTTAACTGA
- a CDS encoding acetone carboxylase subunit gamma, with protein MTHYDKSTIADLVDGRLEWSQLKAMMSNFKDPDRFDKYIAVLQERVPWDDQILLPLGPHLFIVRKADGSIVTKSRSGYEFGDYRQNWKLKARIRVRDTDASLQELYPAMMHCTPGWMELREYIDPLDGTLLEVEAVPPGYPVVHSFQPDLETFYREWLGRSL; from the coding sequence ATGACGCACTATGATAAATCGACGATTGCCGATCTGGTCGATGGCAGGTTAGAATGGTCGCAACTCAAGGCGATGATGAGCAATTTCAAGGACCCTGATCGCTTCGATAAGTACATCGCCGTGTTGCAGGAACGGGTGCCGTGGGACGATCAGATCCTGCTGCCTCTCGGTCCGCACCTGTTCATTGTACGTAAGGCTGATGGAAGCATCGTCACCAAGAGTCGCAGCGGCTATGAGTTTGGTGACTACCGCCAGAACTGGAAACTCAAGGCGCGCATCCGTGTGCGTGATACTGATGCAAGTCTTCAGGAACTCTACCCGGCGATGATGCACTGCACACCGGGCTGGATGGAGTTGCGCGAGTATATTGACCCGCTTGATGGCACTCTACTCGAAGTCGAAGCAGTGCCTCCCGGCTATCCGGTGGTACATAGCTTCCAGCCCGATCTGGAGACATTCTATCGGGAGTGGTTGGGGCGCAGTCTGTAG
- a CDS encoding hydantoinase/oxoprolinase family protein, producing MSNGMGNRPRILAIDAGGTMTDTFIINERGEFVVGKAQTTPYDESIGFLNSARDALHYWGMGVEEAFSAMVSGIYSGTAMLNRLLERKGRTVGLIVTAGMEDYLRMERAIQTYLGYSYSDRLHIVTHHHNPPLVPRKRIFGVRERVDVFGKVAIPLYEHEARAAAEQLLAMGVDSIVVNFIYSFKNPAHEQRVREIAEEVMAAEGRQVPIYLSSELYPLRADFPRLNATLLEAYAAEPSREQLQRVRQVTRDHGARFDLRVMASHGGTISIDARELARTLISGPIGGVIGAKYLAERIGVHNVACTDIGGTSFDIALITDGEFQIKNVPDVARFLLNIPLVQIDSVGAGTGSFVRVNPGNRRIEIGPDSAGARVGMCYPEGGVDTVTITDCNVVLGYLNPDNFLGGEIKLDRQRAIAAVRQQIAEPLGLDVYAAASGVVELFEDSLKNNLLGRIIGKGYGPENYTLLSYGGGGPLHVGGYSAGLNFEDVLIPSWAPGFSAFGCACGDFEYRYDRSIDLPIFPGIDDATRMQLGNAINAAWDALADQVAAEFAKSGIPREQIRFKPAIRMQYYGQLNDLEFRSPVQRIEEPGDILQLVRAFEDLYAKIYYNAARTPQFGYLATRAIMTGSVDVEKPALPHRVETGPDPDPEAQVGMRDVYWKGSWISTPIFAMDRLHAGNRIVGPAIIEAPACTLVVPPDRWVWLDRNDIFHMRKV from the coding sequence ATGAGCAACGGCATGGGGAACCGTCCGCGCATCCTGGCGATTGATGCCGGGGGCACAATGACCGACACCTTCATCATTAATGAACGTGGCGAGTTTGTCGTTGGCAAGGCCCAAACCACCCCGTATGATGAGTCGATTGGCTTCCTCAACTCGGCGCGTGATGCGCTGCACTACTGGGGGATGGGGGTTGAAGAAGCCTTCAGTGCTATGGTCAGCGGGATCTATTCAGGTACCGCGATGCTCAATCGCCTGCTCGAACGCAAAGGTCGCACCGTCGGTCTGATCGTCACCGCTGGCATGGAAGACTACCTGCGCATGGAACGGGCTATTCAAACCTATCTTGGCTACTCCTACTCAGATCGCCTGCACATTGTGACCCACCATCACAACCCGCCGCTTGTGCCACGCAAGCGAATCTTTGGCGTGCGTGAGCGGGTTGATGTGTTCGGCAAGGTTGCCATTCCGCTGTACGAACACGAAGCGCGCGCGGCGGCGGAGCAGTTGCTGGCAATGGGGGTGGATTCGATCGTGGTTAATTTCATCTACTCCTTCAAAAATCCTGCCCACGAGCAGCGCGTGCGTGAGATCGCTGAGGAGGTGATGGCTGCAGAAGGACGGCAAGTCCCGATCTATCTGTCATCAGAACTGTACCCCCTGCGGGCCGATTTTCCGCGACTGAACGCAACGCTCCTCGAAGCCTACGCAGCCGAGCCTTCACGTGAGCAGTTGCAGCGGGTGCGTCAGGTCACGCGCGATCACGGCGCCCGGTTTGATCTGCGGGTGATGGCCAGCCACGGCGGCACGATATCAATCGATGCGCGCGAACTGGCGCGCACACTCATCTCTGGACCAATTGGCGGAGTGATCGGTGCGAAGTACCTGGCGGAGCGGATCGGTGTGCATAACGTCGCCTGCACCGATATCGGCGGCACATCGTTCGATATTGCGCTGATTACCGATGGCGAATTCCAGATCAAGAATGTGCCAGACGTTGCGCGCTTTCTGTTGAACATTCCTCTCGTGCAGATTGACTCAGTTGGCGCAGGCACCGGCTCATTTGTGCGGGTCAATCCGGGCAACCGGCGGATCGAGATCGGTCCTGACAGCGCCGGGGCGCGAGTAGGGATGTGCTATCCCGAAGGCGGCGTGGATACGGTGACGATTACGGATTGCAATGTGGTGCTAGGCTACCTCAACCCGGACAACTTCCTTGGCGGCGAAATCAAGCTTGACCGCCAGCGTGCAATCGCAGCAGTGCGCCAACAGATTGCCGAACCTCTTGGTCTTGATGTGTACGCCGCAGCGTCCGGCGTGGTGGAATTGTTCGAGGATAGCCTGAAGAATAACCTGCTGGGACGCATTATTGGGAAAGGGTATGGACCCGAAAATTACACGCTGCTCTCCTATGGCGGGGGAGGACCGCTGCACGTAGGCGGATACTCTGCGGGTCTCAACTTTGAAGATGTGCTCATCCCTTCCTGGGCGCCCGGCTTTTCCGCCTTTGGGTGCGCCTGTGGCGACTTTGAGTATCGCTACGATCGCTCAATTGACCTGCCGATCTTCCCTGGCATCGACGATGCAACCCGAATGCAACTAGGCAATGCAATCAATGCTGCGTGGGACGCTCTGGCGGATCAGGTGGCTGCCGAGTTTGCCAAGAGCGGTATTCCGCGCGAGCAGATCCGCTTTAAGCCAGCGATTCGCATGCAGTACTACGGGCAACTCAACGATCTGGAGTTTCGCTCGCCGGTTCAGCGGATCGAGGAACCGGGCGACATTTTGCAACTGGTGCGTGCATTCGAAGATCTCTACGCCAAGATCTACTACAACGCTGCGCGCACACCCCAATTTGGCTACCTGGCGACGCGGGCGATCATGACCGGCTCGGTGGATGTGGAGAAGCCTGCTCTGCCGCATCGCGTCGAGACCGGGCCTGATCCCGATCCGGAAGCTCAGGTTGGCATGCGTGATGTCTACTGGAAAGGATCCTGGATTTCAACGCCGATCTTTGCTATGGACCGGCTGCACGCCGGCAACCGGATCGTCGGTCCGGCGATTATCGAAGCGCCCGCCTGTACTCTGGTGGTTCCGCCTGATCGATGGGTATGGCTCGATCGGAACGATATATTCCATATGCGGAAGGTGTGA
- a CDS encoding cation:proton antiporter — protein MLQTIALWVALPLLSIAVALPVIRLVRGPTLPDRVVALDVMGTVAIAMFATYALINAQPAFLDAALVVGLIGFIGTIAFAYYAERRL, from the coding sequence ATGTTACAGACGATTGCGCTCTGGGTTGCGTTACCACTGTTGAGCATCGCGGTTGCGCTGCCGGTCATTCGCCTGGTACGCGGTCCGACCCTGCCGGATCGCGTGGTGGCGCTTGATGTGATGGGAACAGTTGCGATTGCGATGTTTGCCACCTACGCGCTGATCAATGCCCAGCCGGCATTTCTCGACGCAGCGCTGGTCGTGGGGTTGATCGGCTTTATCGGAACGATAGCCTTTGCGTATTATGCGGAGCGACGCCTGTGA
- a CDS encoding hydantoinase B/oxoprolinase family protein produces the protein MTATTEIARAGIGWGGRPLRAMLEESERLFAETGRYYGIERLTLKEEDPIRYEKLFSRLRGGMVNARETALNISASPIVREIGELCFALYTPEGDSITLSTGIMVHVHTMSDAIKWMIRNNYEENPGIEDGDIFCNNDAFVGDVHNADVQDILPIFWEGELIGWAAGVTHVIDVGAPLPSGMPMGPIHRYEDGFMLSAQKVGSKNRLHRDYELRCQTAVRLPFYWMLDQQTRIAGCQMIKEAVHRVIREEGIETYKRFIREVIEDGRRSFIQRVRELTVPGKYSVPSFMDVTFGGEAGRLPPEAARDTLMHAPLEVEIGPKGEFKVSFEGASKWGYHSFNAPPSAMQGGLWVLLTQTLVPNDKVNDGAYFAIQNNLPYGSWANPDNKFCSVSIAWVYLIPGYSGIFRALSMAYVGRGYLEEVIAGHPGTWNMTQGGGPNHYGQQGGWTNFEMSSCGTSARYVMDGEDTCAAMWNPEGDMGDVEAWEILEPLLYLGRRIRPNSAGPGKFRGGSGFESIRMVYNTPNQVLYNLGEGNVFLGTGLFGGYPAFAGYRQSIKRTDMARRIAHQLPYPVSDEDPENSQMVAHVEGVLERDKRTIHLPDPHAEYDLYLSVLRGGNGLGDVLERDPMAVVRDLNEGYLLPRFATSTYGVVAFQNAAGEWELDAEATAERRAAMRRERIEQSMPVEEWIAQQRARVVQKDFIEPVRQMYQESMSLSPTWAAHFRSFWGLDADWSL, from the coding sequence ATGACTGCTACAACTGAGATCGCCCGTGCCGGAATTGGTTGGGGGGGGCGTCCACTCCGTGCGATGCTGGAGGAGAGTGAGCGCCTTTTCGCAGAGACCGGTCGTTACTATGGCATCGAGCGCCTGACGCTCAAGGAAGAGGATCCGATTCGCTATGAAAAACTCTTCTCGCGCCTACGTGGGGGTATGGTGAATGCACGCGAGACAGCGTTGAACATCTCGGCATCACCGATTGTCCGTGAGATCGGTGAGTTGTGCTTTGCGCTCTACACACCCGAAGGTGACAGTATTACACTCTCGACCGGCATCATGGTTCACGTGCATACTATGTCTGATGCCATCAAGTGGATGATTCGCAACAACTACGAAGAAAATCCGGGCATCGAAGATGGTGATATCTTCTGTAACAACGATGCTTTCGTCGGGGATGTCCATAATGCTGATGTGCAGGACATCCTGCCGATCTTCTGGGAAGGTGAACTGATCGGTTGGGCTGCCGGGGTGACCCACGTCATTGACGTGGGAGCGCCATTACCCTCCGGCATGCCGATGGGTCCGATCCATCGCTACGAGGATGGCTTTATGCTCTCGGCGCAGAAGGTTGGCTCGAAGAACCGCCTGCACCGCGATTACGAGTTGCGCTGCCAGACGGCAGTAAGACTGCCCTTCTATTGGATGCTTGATCAACAGACCCGTATTGCGGGTTGCCAGATGATCAAAGAGGCGGTCCATCGCGTGATTCGTGAAGAGGGGATCGAGACCTACAAGCGCTTTATCCGTGAGGTTATCGAGGATGGACGCCGTTCTTTCATCCAGCGTGTCAGGGAGTTGACCGTTCCAGGTAAATACAGTGTGCCAAGCTTTATGGATGTGACCTTTGGCGGCGAGGCAGGTCGGTTGCCGCCAGAGGCTGCCAGAGATACGCTGATGCACGCTCCGCTGGAGGTTGAGATCGGTCCTAAAGGCGAATTCAAGGTGAGTTTTGAAGGAGCAAGCAAGTGGGGCTACCACTCGTTCAATGCTCCGCCGAGCGCCATGCAGGGCGGGTTGTGGGTTCTGCTGACCCAGACGCTGGTTCCGAATGACAAGGTCAACGATGGCGCCTACTTCGCTATTCAGAACAATCTCCCCTACGGTTCGTGGGCAAACCCCGACAATAAGTTCTGTTCGGTGAGCATTGCCTGGGTGTATCTCATCCCTGGATATTCGGGGATCTTTCGGGCGCTGAGCATGGCTTATGTGGGTCGGGGTTACCTCGAAGAGGTGATCGCCGGGCATCCCGGCACGTGGAACATGACCCAGGGCGGCGGTCCTAACCACTACGGACAGCAAGGCGGTTGGACTAACTTCGAGATGAGTTCGTGCGGCACCTCGGCGCGCTATGTTATGGATGGGGAGGATACCTGCGCGGCGATGTGGAATCCCGAAGGCGACATGGGCGATGTCGAAGCCTGGGAGATTCTCGAACCGCTGCTCTACCTGGGGCGACGGATCCGTCCTAATTCCGCCGGTCCGGGCAAATTCCGCGGCGGTAGCGGTTTCGAGTCGATCCGTATGGTGTATAACACGCCCAACCAGGTACTCTACAACCTTGGTGAGGGCAATGTCTTCCTTGGAACGGGTCTCTTTGGCGGCTACCCGGCTTTTGCAGGCTATCGTCAGAGCATCAAGCGCACCGATATGGCTCGTCGCATCGCTCATCAACTCCCCTACCCGGTCAGCGATGAGGACCCTGAGAATAGCCAGATGGTGGCTCATGTCGAGGGGGTGCTGGAGCGCGACAAGCGCACCATTCATCTGCCCGATCCACACGCCGAGTATGACCTCTATCTGAGTGTGTTGCGTGGCGGCAATGGTCTTGGAGATGTGCTGGAGCGGGATCCGATGGCGGTCGTGCGTGACCTGAATGAGGGATACCTGCTGCCCCGTTTCGCTACCAGCACCTATGGCGTGGTGGCGTTCCAGAATGCTGCAGGTGAGTGGGAACTGGATGCCGAAGCCACTGCCGAACGACGTGCAGCGATGCGACGTGAGCGGATCGAGCAAAGTATGCCAGTGGAGGAGTGGATCGCTCAACAACGAGCCAGAGTCGTTCAGAAGGACTTCATCGAACCCGTGCGCCAGATGTACCAGGAGAGTATGAGTCTCAGCCCGACCTGGGCTGCGCATTTCCGCTCTTTCTGGGGTCTGGATGCTGACTGGTCGCTGTAA
- a CDS encoding diguanylate cyclase, producing MDITDRRRAEEALQQRIFEVAHFHEQIRELGIRDGLTGLFKGRYLEGQLACLFADHDSHSTLAVAMLDIDHLKEINDKYSRQIGDVALQTFADSYKNYQQVIRAADDLMSAAKRRGRNRVMIERSG from the coding sequence ATGGACATTACCGACCGGCGCCGTGCCGAAGAAGCGTTGCAACAGCGCATCTTCGAAGTTGCGCATTTCCACGAGCAGATCCGTGAACTCGGCATCCGCGATGGTCTGACCGGTCTATTCAAGGGACGGTATCTCGAAGGGCAACTTGCCTGTCTTTTTGCCGATCATGACTCGCATAGCACGCTGGCGGTTGCGATGCTCGACATCGATCATCTGAAAGAGATCAACGATAAGTATTCGCGTCAGATCGGCGATGTCGCGCTCCAGACTTTTGCCGATAGTTACAAGAATTATCAGCAGGTGATCCGTGCCGCCGACGACCTGATGTCTGCCGCAAAGCGCCGTGGTCGCAATCGGGTGATGATCGAGCGGTCAGGTTAG
- a CDS encoding class I adenylate-forming enzyme family protein, with translation MDTSLYTLLERQAAACGSRVYLYWRDEEVSYAAFARQVRRVAHGLRALGVDRGDKVALLLGNCPEFLSVFFACAALGAVAVPINPRLKAGEVQYILQNSDSVALVIASDLLSMIAPTLGDCPLLRHVVIVGAIPDMPVSVPLHPFSSLSASDDRPIVASVSPDDIASIIYTSGTTGRPKGVLLSHGNYLFDVWSYATACQISAADRLLCMLPLFHVNAQVASVLSALHQGGALILLEGFSPREFLPALARYRATSFSAVPTIYAILNNLPDASQYDLSNLRVCICGAAPMPVEVFERFEQTYRAFILEGYGLSEGTCVSTLNPLDGRPRKIGSIGVALPGQEVRIVDEHGVSAPAGTVGEIVIRGPNVMQGYYKNPEATAAAIRDGWLYTGDLGFCDAEGYFYIVGRKKEMIIRGGENIYPKEIEEVLYRHPAVVEAAVVGLPDPIWGEQVAAFIVPRPDKAVSTEEIADYCRANLADFKCPRVIEFIDAFPKTATGKIQKNQLVEQYRQQSGYDDTDRS, from the coding sequence ATGGATACTTCACTCTATACGCTCCTGGAGCGACAGGCTGCTGCCTGCGGCTCGCGCGTGTATCTCTACTGGCGTGATGAAGAGGTGAGCTACGCTGCGTTTGCCCGTCAGGTGCGCCGGGTAGCTCACGGCTTGCGTGCACTTGGCGTGGATCGTGGCGACAAAGTTGCCCTGTTGCTTGGCAACTGTCCCGAGTTCCTCAGCGTCTTCTTTGCCTGTGCGGCGCTCGGCGCGGTTGCGGTACCGATCAATCCACGTCTGAAGGCGGGAGAAGTACAGTACATCCTTCAGAACTCCGACAGCGTGGCGCTCGTTATTGCAAGCGATCTGCTGTCAATGATCGCCCCCACGCTTGGTGATTGTCCATTGTTGCGCCACGTTGTGATCGTCGGCGCTATCCCGGATATGCCCGTCAGTGTGCCGCTCCATCCCTTCAGCAGTCTCAGCGCCTCGGATGACCGTCCAATAGTTGCATCCGTCAGCCCGGACGATATTGCCAGCATCATTTATACATCCGGTACGACAGGACGCCCAAAGGGAGTTCTGCTCTCCCACGGCAATTATTTGTTCGACGTCTGGTCGTATGCCACGGCGTGCCAGATCAGTGCAGCGGATCGGTTACTCTGCATGCTGCCGCTCTTCCATGTCAACGCACAGGTTGCCAGCGTCCTCTCGGCGTTGCACCAGGGTGGCGCCCTGATTCTGCTGGAAGGCTTTTCGCCACGCGAGTTCCTGCCAGCTCTGGCACGTTACCGCGCTACCAGTTTTAGTGCTGTGCCGACGATTTATGCTATTCTGAACAATCTGCCCGACGCATCGCAGTACGACTTGAGCAATCTACGGGTGTGCATTTGTGGAGCTGCGCCGATGCCGGTAGAAGTGTTCGAGCGTTTTGAGCAGACCTATCGCGCGTTCATCCTGGAGGGGTATGGGTTGAGTGAGGGGACGTGCGTGAGTACGCTCAATCCTCTCGACGGTCGTCCACGCAAGATCGGTTCGATTGGAGTGGCGTTGCCGGGTCAAGAGGTGCGCATCGTGGACGAGCACGGCGTATCGGCACCAGCAGGGACAGTCGGTGAGATCGTCATTCGTGGACCAAACGTTATGCAGGGTTACTACAAAAATCCTGAAGCGACCGCCGCCGCCATCCGTGATGGATGGCTCTATACCGGAGATCTGGGGTTCTGCGATGCTGAGGGCTATTTCTACATCGTTGGACGCAAAAAAGAGATGATCATCCGTGGCGGTGAGAACATCTATCCCAAAGAGATCGAAGAAGTGCTTTATCGCCATCCGGCAGTGGTCGAGGCTGCTGTGGTTGGTCTGCCCGATCCGATCTGGGGAGAACAGGTGGCGGCATTTATTGTTCCCCGTCCTGACAAAGCAGTAAGCACTGAGGAGATTGCCGACTACTGTCGGGCAAACCTGGCAGACTTCAAATGTCCGCGTGTGATCGAGTTCATTGACGCCTTTCCCAAAACGGCGACGGGCAAGATCCAGAAAAACCAGTTGGTCGAGCAATACCGCCAACAATCCGGTTATGATGACACAGACCGATCTTGA
- the mnhG gene encoding monovalent cation/H(+) antiporter subunit G: protein MIAIIQEIISIILMLIGVLLLMVAGIGVVRMPDIFLRMSAASKASSLGAGCVLLSVAVSAADIAVTVRALAGLLFLLLTAPVAAHMIGRAAYMIGAPLWKGTMVDELRGHYDTRRHTLSGIGAQPSQPRRGTGPLGDKS from the coding sequence GTGATTGCCATCATTCAAGAGATCATCAGCATTATCCTGATGCTCATTGGAGTGCTGCTTCTTATGGTCGCAGGCATCGGCGTTGTGCGAATGCCGGATATTTTCCTGCGCATGTCGGCAGCGTCGAAGGCGTCATCGCTGGGTGCCGGATGCGTCCTGCTGTCGGTGGCGGTGTCGGCGGCCGATATTGCAGTGACGGTGCGCGCGCTTGCCGGTCTCCTGTTCCTGCTGCTGACCGCGCCGGTCGCCGCGCACATGATCGGGCGTGCCGCCTATATGATCGGCGCGCCGCTGTGGAAAGGCACAATGGTCGATGAGCTTAGAGGGCACTACGACACGCGACGGCATACGCTGAGCGGCATTGGCGCTCAGCCATCGCAGCCACGCCGTGGCACCGGTCCGCTTGGGGATAAATCGTGA